The following coding sequences lie in one Maniola jurtina chromosome 11, ilManJurt1.1, whole genome shotgun sequence genomic window:
- the LOC123869635 gene encoding leucine-rich repeat-containing protein 40-like: protein MSRRTPTKSRVKVCNKSVFHLQDKKADENELSIGLIKSAKRTGQLTLCNRGLGTVPENVWKINELVLEETKEVDFARSDQNNWWNSEPLKMLDLSSNVIKALSPNIQLLQELVTLKLHDNALTNLPDEIGELSSLSNLSLDHNKLETLPKEFYKLTELRWLSISHNTLTKIEPDFGDLVMLTFLDLSHNKLTVLPPGMGYLVRLVELNLSHNELTELPPDIVNLRDLRKFNINNNNLKRLPPLGELRKMEILDANHNNIEQLPDFYGCTALKEIYLANNYIKEITEEFCDQMQQLNVLNIRDNQVELLPENISLLKTLKRFDLSNNNLNKLPRNLGLMSQLQSISMEGNKLSFVRQDILKGGTDRMMRYLRDRITEDVVSETRLENNWPDKFTMKKSQALMVPSKELTSVPEDIFHTAAEAEVHIVDISKNKLTAVPQGVQHLRETLTQLLLSSNSIDSVPPEIALCKHLQYVDLGKNNLADLPIEMGDLKNLRELAISNNKFTKIPRCVYELDNLEILLAAENQISEINVSSDALAKLKKLAVLDLTNNSIVTVPPELGNFTHLRSLELMGNCFRQPRHAVLAKGTASILSYLRDRIPT, encoded by the exons atgtctcGTCGAACACCTACAAAATCAAGGGTAAAAGTTTGCAATAAATCTGTTTTTCATCTTCAAGATAAGAAAGCTGATGAAAACGAACTATCCATTGGTTTAATTAAGTCTGCGAAACGCACGGGACAGCTGACTTTATGTAACAGAGGCCTTGGAACAG tacctgaaaatgtatggaaaattaatgagttggTATTGGAGGAAACCAAAGAGGTAGACTTTGCGAGATCTGATCAAAACAACTGGTGGAATTCTGAACCCCTCAAGATGCTAGACCTCAGTTCCAATGTCATTAAAGCTCTGTCACCAAACATCCAGTTACTGCAAGAACTAGTAACACTGAAG cTTCATGACAATGCTTTGACTAACCTCCCAGATGAGATTGGAGAACTGAGTAGTTTATCAAACCTAAGCTTAGACCACAACAAACTGGAGACGCTGCCAAAAGAGTTCTACAAATTGACTGAGTTAAGATGGTTGAGTATTTCACACAATACTCTCACAAAAATTGAGCCAGATTTTGGAGATTTAGTAATGTTAACCTTTTTG GATTTATCTCATAACAAACTGACAGTTTTACCGCCTGGGATGGGATATCTAGTTCGCTTGGTGGAGCTCAATTTGTCTCACAATGAATTGACGGAATTGCCACCGGATATTGTTAACCTAAGAG attTAAGGAAGttcaacataaataataataatttgaagagGCTGCCTCCCCTTGGCGAACTGAGGAAAATGGAAATTTTAGACGCAAACCACAACAACATTGAACAACTGCCGGACTTCTATGGGTGCACAGCTTTAAAAGAAATATACTTGgccaataattatattaag GAAATTACAGAAGAGTTCTGCGATCAGATGCAACAGTTGAATGTGTTGAATATCAGAGACAACCAAGTGGAATTGCTACCTGAAAACATATCACTCCTAAAGACACTCAAGAGATTTGACCTCTCCAATAACAATTTGAACAA GTTACCGCGGAACCTAGGGCTCATGTCGCAGCTGCAGAGCATCAGCATGGAAGGCAACAAGCTATCGTTCGTGCGGCAGGACATCCTCAAGGGCGGCACGGACCGCATGATGCGATACCTGCGCGACCGCATCACTGAGGACGTCGTCAGCGAGACCAGGCTCGAGAACAACTGGCCGGATAA ATTTACTATGAAGAAAAGTCAAGCGCTCATGGTCCCTTCAAAAGAGCTTACATCAGTGCCGGAAGACATTTTCCATACGGCGGCAGAAGCCGAGGTACACATCGTCGATATTTCCAAGAATAAGTTAACCGCAGTGCCTCAAGG GGTACAACACTTGCGTGAAACGTTAACGCAGTTATTGCTATCATCAAACAGCATTGATAGTGTGCCACCGGAGATAGCCCTTTGCAAGCATTTGCAGTATGTAGATCTGGGGAAAAATAATCTCGCAGACCTGCCTATAGAGATGGGAGATCTGAAGAATCTCAGGGAACTAGCCATATCGAACAATAA GTTTACGAAAATCCCGCGATGCGTCTACGAGCTGGATAACCTGGAAATACTGCTCGCGGCCGAGAACCAAATATCGGAAATCAACGTCTCATCCGACGCTCTGGCGAAGTTGAAGAAGCTGGCCGTGCTCGACCTCACCAACAACAGCATCGTCACTGTGCCGCCCGAACTCGGCAACTTCACACATTTGCG ATCTCTGGAACTAATGGGGAACTGCTTCCGACAACCTCGACACGCCGTACTGGCGAAGGGCACAGCCTCCATTCTGTCGTATCTGAGAGACCGTATACCCACCTAG
- the LOC123869646 gene encoding thyrostimulin beta-5 subunit → MVNNRSSFSVVLSVLVVSCWFIYCSGSPSNSRCKLKRYIHKAVQTDFNGLRCWDDVKILSCWGYCFSYEISHWQFPYKVSTHPVCVHGERKHASVQLRNCDPGVEPGTEIYHFVEAANCKCQVCSSEDTSCEWLPPDSSLLGSLIKEELDEIE, encoded by the exons ATGGTCAATAACAGGAGCAGCTTTAGTGTTGTTCTGAGCGTATTAGTAGTTTCGTGTTGGTTCATTTACTGTTCAGGTTCTCCATCTAATTCAAGATGCAAACTAAAACGATACATTCATAAGGCCGTCCAAACTGACTTTAATGGATTACGCTGCTGGGatgatgttaaaatattatcgTGCTGGGGATACTGTTTTTCTTACGAG ATTTCTCATTGGCAATTCCCCTACAAAGTGTCGACTCATCCAGTATGTGTGCACGGCGAAAGAAAGCATGCATCAGTTCAACTACGGAACTGCGACCCTGGTGTTGAGCCTGGCACAGAAATTTATCACTTCGTTGAAGCGGCTAACTGCAAATGCCAA GTATGTTCGTCGGAGGACACAAGCTGTGAATGGTTACCACCAGATTCTTCTCTTCTCGGCAGCTTAATTAAAGAAGAATTGGATGAAATTGAATaa
- the LOC123869639 gene encoding uncharacterized protein LOC123869639: MLEPWNDKSVLPPPINTSPCQIKFSIKELKSCCNTIMRVLSQQSPLHKESAIFSRFLYKFDKKFRNDIGYRNFKKVNTALRKYLSLPLTKDVQNFIDMLPENNEIEPYMPTSHMLQFILVRLMTFSKLMYRIAVCSKQAAIFYLNRIKLGESHWMCLMPYALLCRIWSMVLVLLQHSCNWYNQLYPFLKHLPCKGLDFLPKEYELPVDLEEWIDLKNLGQTGRLEWTQKNNINIDTIMVEDEEGDLNENILKYVNDVNKKSENSDDDEPEVQILLPKHEVHFENALNKDQDEGVAISRESFKKMVSLLPAESAETHPPVAKIEQNHAIEYVRDRDSLIYFIENEEAFRNKSHGTSLTSHLSFMQWQALKIALLKLDSPLMTTRKLERKLKKIWQEKCLEYL; the protein is encoded by the exons atgttaGAGCCTTGGAACGACAAATCTGTTCTACCGCCTCCAATAAATACTTCTCCGTGCCAAATTAAATTTA GTATAAAAGAACTTAAAAGTTGTTGTAACACAATAATGCGCGTATTGTCTCAGCAGTCACCACTTCACAAGGAAAGCGCGATATTTTCacgatttttatataaatttgataaaaaatttcGCAATGATATTGGCTACAGGaactttaaaaaagttaataCCGCTCTTCGTAAATATTTGTCTTTACCATTGACAAAGgatgtacaaaatttcattgacatGTTACCCGAAAATAATGAAATAGAACCATACATGCCTACGAGCCATATGTTGCAGTTTATTTTGGTAAGACTGATGACATTTTCTAAGTTAATGTATAGAATTGCAGTTTGTTCTAAGCAGGCAGCTATTTTTTACCTAAATAGAATCAAACTAGGTGAGAGTCACTGGATGTGTCTAATGCCTTATGCATTACTCTGTAGAATATGGTCAATGGTGTTAGTTCTGTTACAACATTCATGTAACTGGTATAACCAATTGTACCCTTTCCTAAAACACCTGCCCTGTAAAGGATTAGATTTTCTACCAAAAGAATATGAGTTGCCTGTAGATTTAGAGGAATGGATTGATCTTAAAAATCTAGGTCAAACTGGAAGATTGGAATGGACtcaaaaaaacaatattaatattgataCTATTATGGTTGAAGATGAGGAAGgagatttaaatgaaaatatattgaaGTATGTCAATGATGTCAATAAGAAATCTGAAAacagtgatgatgatgagcCAGAAGTACAAATACTATTGCCAAAACATGAGGTTCACTTTGAAAATGCATTAAACAAAGATCAAGATGAAGGTGTGGCAATATCTAGGGAGAGTTTCAAAAAGATGGTGAGCTTATTGCCAGCTGAGAGTGCAGAGACCCATCCTCCAGTTGCAAAAATAGAACAGAACCATGCAATTGAATATGTAAGAGACAGAGATTCATTAATATATTTCATAGAAAATGAAGAAGCATTTAGAAACAAATCTCATGGTACATCCCTCACTAGTCACTTAAGTTTTATGCAATGGCAAGCACTAAAAATTGCTCTTTTGAAATTAGATAGTCCCTTGATGACTACTAGAAAACTAGAACGGAAGTTAAAAAAGATTTGGCAAGAAAAATGCTTAgagtatttataa